In Rhodobacter xanthinilyticus, a single window of DNA contains:
- a CDS encoding DMT family protein, with translation MTLPAPLATILLLTASNLFMTVAWYGHLRFKSAPLIVAILVSWGIAFFEYLLQVPANRIGSSTLSVAQLKTIQEVISLSVFILFAWVWLGERPSWQVLAGFALIAAGAGLIFQSKA, from the coding sequence ATGACCCTCCCCGCCCCCCTCGCAACAATATTACTCCTCACCGCCTCGAACCTGTTCATGACCGTCGCCTGGTATGGCCATCTGCGGTTCAAATCCGCCCCGCTGATCGTGGCGATTCTCGTCTCCTGGGGGATCGCCTTCTTCGAATATCTGCTCCAGGTCCCCGCCAACCGGATCGGCTCCTCCACGCTCTCGGTCGCCCAGCTCAAGACCATCCAGGAGGTGATCTCGCTCTCGGTCTTCATCCTCTTCGCCTGGGTCTGGCTCGGCGAGCGCCCGAGCTGGCAGGTGCTCGCGGGCTTTGCCCTGATCGCGGCCGGCGCGGGGCTGATCTTCCAGTCAAAAGCCTGA
- a CDS encoding DUF6497 family protein: MGCAAGRGLVIGGVALAALATSLARPVSAEEAGALVAVPSGREVRWIDAISDAPGPDGLTLRFRFLVPALGAPVWQEAPERAEADMQALCDGFALPRLATVGPRPAQVVISLSDRVLPFGEVDEAAVQFFEAYSVANGACEWELF; the protein is encoded by the coding sequence ATGGGGTGTGCGGCCGGGCGGGGACTGGTGATCGGCGGGGTCGCTCTGGCGGCTCTGGCGACCAGCCTTGCCCGGCCCGTCTCCGCCGAGGAGGCGGGCGCCCTGGTGGCGGTGCCGTCGGGCCGCGAGGTTCGGTGGATCGATGCGATCTCGGATGCGCCGGGGCCCGACGGGCTGACGCTGCGCTTCCGGTTTCTGGTTCCGGCCTTGGGCGCGCCGGTCTGGCAGGAGGCGCCCGAGCGCGCCGAGGCCGACATGCAGGCGCTGTGCGATGGTTTCGCGCTGCCGCGGCTGGCCACGGTCGGGCCGCGCCCGGCGCAGGTGGTGATCAGCCTCTCGGACCGGGTCTTGCCCTTTGGCGAGGTCGACGAGGCGGCGGTGCAATTTTTCGAGGCCTATTCGGTGGCGAATGGGGCCTGTGAGTGGGAGCTCTTTTGA
- the choX gene encoding choline ABC transporter substrate-binding protein, translating into MTLRPILLAGAASLALASGAAAAGCDKVTFSDVGWTDITATTAVTTTVLQALGYETDIKLLSVPVTYTALAGGDVDVFLGNWMPTMEADIAPYRDAGTVEILRTNLTGAKYTLATNAAGAALGIKDFADIAAHKDALEGKIYGIEPGNDGNRLIMDMIGKDAFGLKGFEVLESSEQGMLAQVARADKGDKPVVFLGWEPHPMNANFKLTYLSGGDEFFGPNFGGAEVMTNTRKGYVADCPNTGKLLKNLSFSLAMENEIMGAILDQGEDPAEAAKAWLAKHPEVLGPWLEGVTTKDGGDALAAVTAALN; encoded by the coding sequence ATGACCCTTCGTCCTATCCTTCTCGCCGGCGCCGCCAGCCTCGCGCTCGCCTCGGGCGCCGCGGCCGCGGGCTGCGATAAAGTAACCTTCTCCGATGTCGGCTGGACCGACATCACCGCGACGACCGCCGTGACCACCACCGTGCTGCAGGCGCTCGGCTATGAAACCGATATCAAGCTGCTCTCGGTGCCGGTGACCTATACCGCGCTCGCCGGCGGCGATGTCGATGTGTTCCTCGGCAACTGGATGCCGACGATGGAGGCCGATATCGCCCCCTATCGCGATGCGGGCACCGTCGAGATCCTGCGCACCAACCTCACCGGCGCGAAATACACGCTCGCCACCAACGCCGCCGGCGCCGCCCTCGGCATCAAGGATTTCGCCGATATCGCCGCCCACAAGGACGCGCTCGAAGGCAAGATCTACGGCATCGAGCCGGGCAATGACGGCAACCGGCTGATCATGGACATGATCGGCAAGGATGCCTTTGGTCTCAAGGGCTTCGAGGTGCTCGAAAGCTCCGAGCAAGGGATGCTCGCGCAGGTCGCGCGCGCCGACAAGGGCGACAAGCCCGTGGTCTTCCTCGGCTGGGAGCCCCACCCGATGAACGCCAATTTCAAACTCACCTATCTCTCGGGGGGCGATGAGTTCTTCGGCCCGAATTTCGGCGGCGCCGAGGTCATGACCAACACCCGCAAGGGCTATGTCGCCGACTGCCCGAATACCGGCAAACTCCTGAAAAACCTCAGCTTCTCTCTCGCGATGGAGAATGAGATCATGGGCGCGATCCTCGATCAGGGCGAAGACCCGGCCGAGGCCGCGAAGGCCTGGCTCGCCAAACACCCCGAGGTGCTCGGGCCCTGGCTTGAGGGCGTGACGACCAAAGACGGGGGCGACGCCCTCGCCGCCGTGACCGCCGCCCTGAACTGA
- a CDS encoding multidrug effflux MFS transporter, protein MLQTPSPPRLVTLVILSGLAALSLNIFLPSLPGMARHFDAPYAQMQIAVSGYLAVSALAQLLIGPISDRFGRRPVQLAVLAIFVLASAAILVAPTAETFLAARMVQSAIATSFVLTRAMVRDMHPGPEAASMIGYVTMGMSVVPMIGPVIGGALDEAFGWRANFAMLAAFGLATLILAWVDLGETLRGPGLGFREQLRSYPILLKSHRFWGYTLAAAFASGSFFAYLGGAPFVGAQIYHLSAAQVGYFFALPALGYAVGNFISGRYATRLGMDWMILAGTLTATLALAAALGAELTGLASAYTFFPAVGLIGLGNGLALPSANAGMMSVRPELAGTASGLGGTLTIGGGAALSALAGTLLGPGATALPLIVLMLVSAALSVASLLWVRARRRRLGV, encoded by the coding sequence ATGCTCCAGACGCCCTCGCCCCCCCGCCTCGTCACCCTCGTGATCCTCTCCGGGCTCGCGGCGCTCAGCCTCAACATCTTCCTGCCCTCACTGCCCGGCATGGCGCGCCATTTCGACGCCCCCTACGCCCAGATGCAGATCGCCGTTTCCGGCTATCTCGCCGTCTCAGCGCTGGCCCAGCTCCTGATCGGCCCGATCTCCGACCGCTTCGGCCGCCGCCCGGTGCAACTCGCGGTCCTGGCGATCTTCGTGCTCGCCTCCGCCGCGATCCTCGTTGCCCCCACCGCCGAGACCTTCCTCGCCGCGCGCATGGTACAATCCGCGATCGCCACCTCCTTCGTGCTCACCCGCGCGATGGTGCGCGACATGCACCCCGGCCCCGAGGCCGCCTCGATGATCGGCTATGTGACCATGGGCATGTCGGTGGTGCCGATGATCGGCCCGGTGATCGGCGGCGCGCTCGACGAGGCCTTCGGCTGGCGCGCGAATTTCGCCATGCTCGCGGCCTTCGGCCTCGCCACGCTGATCCTCGCCTGGGTCGATCTCGGCGAGACCCTGCGCGGCCCCGGCCTCGGCTTTCGCGAACAGCTCCGCTCCTATCCCATCTTGTTGAAATCGCACCGCTTCTGGGGCTATACGCTGGCCGCCGCCTTCGCCTCGGGCAGCTTCTTTGCCTATCTCGGCGGGGCGCCCTTCGTCGGCGCGCAGATCTATCATCTGAGTGCCGCGCAGGTGGGCTATTTCTTCGCCCTCCCCGCGCTCGGCTATGCGGTCGGTAACTTCATCTCCGGCCGCTACGCCACCCGCCTCGGGATGGATTGGATGATCCTCGCCGGCACCCTGACCGCGACCCTCGCGCTCGCGGCCGCGCTCGGCGCCGAGCTTACCGGCCTCGCCTCCGCCTATACGTTCTTCCCCGCCGTCGGGCTGATCGGGCTGGGCAACGGCCTCGCGCTGCCCTCGGCCAATGCCGGGATGATGTCGGTGCGCCCCGAGCTCGCCGGCACCGCCTCGGGCCTTGGCGGCACGCTGACGATCGGCGGCGGCGCGGCGCTCTCGGCGCTCGCCGGCACGCTGCTGGGCCCCGGCGCCACCGCGCTGCCGCTGATCGTGCTGATGCTGGTGAGCGCCGCACTTTCCGTTGCGTCACTTCTTTGGGTCCGGGCCCGGCGCAGGCGTCTCGGGGTTTGA
- the betA gene encoding choline dehydrogenase: MKAEYVVVGAGSGGTALAYRLAEAGKRVVIIEHGGSDAGPFIQMPAALSYPMNMGIYDWGFGSEPEPGLGGRRLVTPRGKVVGGSSSINGMVYVRGNACDFDTWAEMGAAGWAYADVLPYFKRMEHWHGAGDGGDPAWRGTEGPLHVTRGPRKNVLFEDFITAGQQAGYPMTADYNGRQQEGFGPMEATIWRGRRWSVANAYLRPAQKKGWPIEVVRGLARRVVIEGGRATGVEIERGGQIEVISAEAEVVLAASSINTPKLLKLSGVGPGEELRAHGIEVVADRKGVGANLQDHLEIYMQFAATKPITLYKYWNIWGKALVGAQWLLTGKGLGASNQFEACGFIRSDKGIRYPDIQYHFLPIAVRYDGKASAEGHGFQVHTGPMRSKSRGAVTLRSADPREAPVIRFNYMSHPDDWAEFRKVIRLTREIFAQPAMAGHVKREIQPGAGVQSDEEIDAFIREHAESAYHPCGTARMGAADDPGAVVDPEGRVIGVRGLRVADSSIFPQITNGNLNAPSIMTGEKVADHILGRRLPSANLEPWVNPDWQASQR, translated from the coding sequence ATGAAGGCGGAGTATGTGGTCGTTGGGGCGGGCTCGGGCGGGACGGCGCTGGCCTATCGGCTGGCGGAGGCCGGCAAGCGGGTGGTGATCATCGAGCATGGCGGCTCTGACGCGGGGCCGTTCATCCAGATGCCGGCGGCGCTGAGCTATCCGATGAATATGGGGATCTACGACTGGGGCTTTGGCTCGGAGCCGGAGCCGGGGCTTGGCGGGCGGCGGCTGGTGACGCCGCGGGGCAAGGTCGTGGGGGGCTCGTCCTCGATCAACGGCATGGTCTATGTGCGTGGAAACGCTTGTGATTTTGACACCTGGGCGGAGATGGGGGCGGCGGGCTGGGCCTATGCCGATGTGTTGCCCTATTTCAAGCGGATGGAGCATTGGCACGGCGCGGGGGATGGCGGCGACCCGGCGTGGCGCGGCACGGAGGGGCCGTTGCATGTGACGCGGGGGCCGCGCAAGAACGTGCTTTTCGAGGATTTCATCACCGCGGGGCAGCAGGCGGGCTACCCGATGACGGCCGATTACAACGGCCGCCAGCAGGAGGGATTCGGGCCGATGGAGGCCACGATCTGGCGCGGGCGGCGGTGGTCGGTGGCCAACGCCTATCTGCGGCCGGCGCAAAAGAAGGGCTGGCCGATCGAGGTGGTGCGGGGCTTGGCGCGGCGCGTGGTGATCGAGGGCGGGCGGGCGACCGGCGTCGAGATCGAGCGCGGCGGGCAGATCGAGGTAATTTCAGCGGAAGCCGAGGTGGTGTTGGCGGCGAGCTCGATCAACACGCCGAAGCTCCTGAAGCTCTCGGGCGTGGGGCCGGGCGAGGAGCTGCGTGCGCATGGGATCGAGGTGGTGGCGGACCGCAAGGGGGTGGGGGCGAACCTGCAGGACCATCTCGAGATCTATATGCAATTCGCCGCGACGAAGCCGATAACGCTTTATAAATACTGGAATATCTGGGGCAAGGCGCTGGTGGGGGCGCAGTGGCTTCTGACCGGCAAGGGGCTGGGGGCCTCGAACCAGTTCGAGGCTTGCGGCTTCATCCGTTCGGACAAGGGCATCCGCTACCCCGATATTCAGTATCACTTCCTGCCGATCGCGGTGCGCTATGATGGCAAGGCCTCGGCGGAGGGGCATGGCTTCCAGGTGCATACCGGGCCGATGCGGTCGAAGTCGCGCGGGGCGGTGACGCTGCGCTCGGCCGATCCGCGCGAGGCGCCGGTGATCCGGTTCAATTACATGAGCCACCCCGATGACTGGGCGGAGTTCCGCAAGGTGATCCGGCTGACGCGGGAGATTTTCGCGCAGCCGGCGATGGCGGGGCATGTCAAGCGCGAGATCCAGCCGGGCGCGGGGGTGCAGAGCGATGAGGAGATCGACGCTTTCATCCGGGAGCATGCCGAGAGCGCCTATCACCCCTGCGGCACGGCGCGGATGGGGGCGGCGGATGACCCGGGCGCGGTGGTGGACCCGGAGGGGCGGGTGATCGGGGTGCGGGGGCTGCGCGTCGCCGACAGCTCGATCTTCCCGCAGATCACCAATGGCAACCTCAACGCGCCCTCGATCATGACCGGCGAGAAGGTCGCCGACCATATCCTCGGGCGGCGGTTGCCGAGCGCTAATCTGGAGCCTTGGGTCAACCCCGACTGGCAGGCCTCGCAGCGTTAA
- a CDS encoding helix-turn-helix domain-containing protein, producing MATQKLYAGVKLRETRARLGLTQKAFADRLGVSLPYLNQMENNHRPVSAAVVLALAGEFGLDVTELSAGDAERLVSDMREALADPVFADGAPPLADLRLAASNAPALARSFLELHRAYRQAHERLASLDEALGRDAGQSFVSPWEEVRDFFHYCDNYIDVVDRAAERFSCPDGNRLDPILRATEALEARGVDVQFSNISALRQRDGNEIRISSHANRATQAFQLLHQVALITQNELLEATLDLARFQSETARAIAKIGLANYFAGAALMPYRVFLEAAQETRHDLERLADMFGASIEQVAHRLSTLQRPGAKGIPFFFVRVDQAGTITKRHSATRLQFARFGGACPLWNVHQAFETPTKFLRQLAETPDGVRYLCIARDVSKSGGSFTAPVRRYAINLGCEISHARGLVYADDMELSNPRAYQPIGISCRICERKDCHQRSVPPLERRLTVDPDRRGLLPYDIA from the coding sequence ATGGCGACTCAAAAACTCTATGCCGGGGTGAAACTGCGCGAGACGCGCGCCCGCCTCGGGCTGACGCAAAAAGCCTTCGCCGACCGGCTCGGTGTCTCGCTGCCCTATCTCAACCAGATGGAGAACAACCACCGCCCGGTTTCGGCGGCGGTGGTGCTGGCGCTGGCGGGCGAATTCGGCCTCGATGTGACGGAACTCTCCGCGGGCGATGCCGAGCGGCTGGTGAGCGACATGCGCGAGGCGCTGGCCGATCCGGTCTTCGCCGATGGCGCGCCGCCGCTCGCCGATCTGCGCCTCGCCGCCTCGAACGCGCCGGCGCTCGCGCGCTCCTTCCTCGAACTCCACCGCGCCTATCGCCAGGCCCATGAACGCCTCGCCTCGCTCGACGAGGCGCTCGGCCGCGATGCCGGTCAGAGCTTCGTCAGCCCCTGGGAAGAGGTCCGCGACTTCTTTCACTATTGCGACAATTACATCGATGTCGTCGACCGCGCCGCCGAACGCTTTTCTTGCCCCGATGGCAACCGCTTGGACCCCATTCTTCGCGCAACCGAAGCCCTCGAGGCCCGCGGGGTCGACGTTCAATTTTCCAACATTTCCGCGCTGCGCCAACGCGACGGCAACGAGATCCGCATCTCCTCGCACGCCAACCGCGCGACCCAGGCCTTCCAGCTCCTCCACCAGGTCGCCCTGATCACCCAGAACGAGCTTCTCGAGGCCACGCTCGACCTCGCCCGCTTCCAATCCGAGACCGCCCGCGCCATCGCGAAAATCGGCCTCGCGAATTATTTCGCCGGCGCCGCGCTGATGCCCTACCGCGTCTTCCTCGAGGCCGCGCAGGAGACCCGCCACGATCTCGAGCGCCTCGCCGACATGTTCGGCGCCTCGATCGAACAGGTCGCACACCGGCTCTCCACCCTTCAGCGCCCCGGCGCCAAGGGCATCCCGTTCTTCTTCGTCCGCGTCGATCAGGCCGGCACGATCACCAAGCGCCACTCCGCCACGCGGCTGCAATTCGCCCGGTTCGGCGGCGCCTGCCCGCTCTGGAACGTCCACCAAGCCTTTGAAACGCCGACGAAATTCCTGCGACAACTTGCCGAGACCCCGGATGGCGTGCGCTATCTCTGCATCGCCCGCGATGTCTCGAAATCGGGCGGCTCCTTCACCGCCCCGGTGCGCCGCTACGCGATCAACCTCGGCTGCGAGATCAGCCATGCCCGCGGCCTCGTCTATGCCGATGACATGGAGCTGTCGAACCCGCGCGCCTATCAGCCGATCGGCATCTCCTGCCGGATCTGCGAGCGCAAGGACTGCCACCAGCGCTCGGTGCCCCCGCTCGAGCGCCGCCTCACCGTCGACCCCGATCGCCGCGGGTTGCTGCCCTACGACATCGCCTGA
- the betB gene encoding betaine-aldehyde dehydrogenase, protein MIAQPKASHFVNGAYLEDTAGAVIEVTFPGTEEVIARLHEATPAVIEAAISGAVAAQRAWAAMKPVERSRILMRAVALIRERGAELALLETLDTGKPIQETEVADWPSGADALEYFAGLAPTLTGETMPLGGDFAYTIREPLGVCVGIGAWNYPSQIACWKAAPALSTGNAMVFKPSEVTPLGALKLAEIFIEAGMPAGIFNVVQGRGAAGAALATDPRIAKVSLTGSVPTGARVYQAAAAGMKHVTMELGGKSPLIVFEDADLESAVGAAMLGNFYSSGQICSNGTRVFVQKGVKAAFLKRLAERTAAIRAGDPRDGATQFGPLVNRAQFEKVMGYIATAKAEGARLIAGGAAGNEGPLFVQPTVFADVTDEMTLAREEVFGPVMAVLDFETEEEVIARANGTQFGLAAGVFTGDLARGHRVIGQLAAGTCWINAYNLTPVEMPFGAVKASGLGRENSRAAVEHYTQVKAVYVGLGPVDSPY, encoded by the coding sequence ATGATCGCACAGCCGAAAGCCAGCCATTTCGTCAATGGCGCCTATCTGGAAGACACCGCCGGCGCGGTGATCGAGGTCACCTTCCCGGGCACCGAGGAGGTGATTGCGCGGCTGCATGAAGCGACGCCTGCGGTGATCGAGGCGGCGATTTCGGGCGCCGTCGCGGCGCAGCGCGCCTGGGCCGCGATGAAGCCGGTGGAACGTTCGCGGATCCTGATGCGGGCGGTGGCGCTCATCCGTGAGCGGGGGGCGGAGCTTGCGCTTTTGGAGACGCTCGACACCGGCAAGCCGATCCAGGAGACCGAGGTGGCGGATTGGCCCTCGGGGGCGGATGCGCTCGAATATTTCGCGGGGCTCGCGCCCACGCTGACCGGCGAGACGATGCCGCTCGGCGGCGATTTCGCCTATACGATTCGCGAGCCTTTGGGGGTTTGCGTGGGTATCGGGGCGTGGAACTACCCCAGCCAGATCGCTTGCTGGAAGGCCGCGCCCGCGCTTTCGACCGGCAATGCGATGGTGTTCAAACCCTCCGAGGTGACACCGCTCGGCGCGCTGAAACTGGCGGAGATCTTCATCGAGGCGGGGATGCCGGCGGGGATTTTCAACGTCGTGCAGGGGCGCGGCGCGGCGGGGGCGGCGCTCGCGACCGACCCGCGAATCGCCAAGGTGTCGCTCACCGGCTCGGTGCCGACGGGGGCGCGCGTCTATCAGGCGGCGGCCGCGGGGATGAAACATGTGACGATGGAGCTTGGCGGGAAATCGCCCTTGATCGTCTTTGAGGATGCCGATCTCGAGAGCGCGGTGGGGGCGGCGATGCTGGGGAATTTCTATTCCTCGGGGCAGATCTGTTCGAACGGCACGCGGGTTTTCGTGCAAAAGGGCGTCAAGGCGGCGTTTCTCAAGCGGCTGGCCGAGCGGACGGCGGCGATTCGAGCGGGCGACCCGCGCGACGGGGCGACCCAGTTCGGGCCCTTGGTGAACCGCGCGCAATTCGAGAAGGTGATGGGCTATATCGCCACCGCCAAGGCGGAGGGTGCGAGGCTGATCGCGGGGGGGGCTGCGGGCAATGAGGGGCCGCTCTTCGTGCAGCCGACGGTCTTTGCCGATGTCACCGATGAGATGACGCTCGCGCGCGAGGAGGTTTTCGGGCCGGTGATGGCGGTCTTGGATTTCGAGACCGAGGAGGAGGTCATCGCGCGGGCGAATGGCACGCAATTTGGCCTCGCGGCGGGGGTGTTCACCGGCGATCTGGCGCGCGGGCATCGGGTGATCGGGCAGCTCGCGGCGGGCACTTGCTGGATCAACGCCTATAATCTGACGCCGGTCGAGATGCCGTTCGGGGCGGTGAAGGCCTCGGGGCTCGGGCGGGAAAATTCGCGCGCGGCGGTCGAGCATTACACGCAGGTGAAGGCGGTTTATGTCGGGCTCGGGCCCGTCGACAGCCCCTATTGA
- a CDS encoding acyl-CoA carboxylase subunit beta: protein MKDILNQLEERRAAARLGGGQRRIDAQHKKGKLTARERIELLLDEGSFEEFDMFKTHRCVDFGMQEDKPAGDGVVTGWGTVNGRMVYVFSQDFTVFGGSLSETHAEKICKIMDMAMQNGAPVIGMNDSGGARIQEGVASLAGYAEVFQKNIMASGVIPQISLIMGPCAGGAVYSPAMTDFIFMVKDSSYMFVTGPDVVKTVTNEIVTAEELGGASTHTKKSSVADAAFENDVEAIAETRRLIDFLPLSNREKAPVRPFFDNVARVEGSLDTLIPANPNMPYDMKELIVKIADEGDFYEIQKDFAGNIITGFIRIEGQTVGVVANQPMVLAGCLDIDSSRKAARFVRFCDAFEIPILTLVDVPGFLPGTSQEYGGVIKHGAKLLFAYGEATVPKVTVITRKAYGGAYDVMASKHLRGDFNYAWPSAEIAVMGAKGAVEILYRSELGEPEKIAARTKDYEDRFANPFVAAEKGFIDEVIQPHSTRRRVARAFASLRSKKISNPWKKHDNIPL from the coding sequence ATGAAAGATATCCTGAATCAGCTCGAAGAGCGTCGTGCTGCCGCGCGTCTGGGTGGTGGTCAGCGCCGCATCGACGCCCAGCACAAGAAGGGCAAGCTGACCGCGCGCGAGCGCATCGAACTGTTGCTCGACGAGGGCTCCTTCGAAGAATTCGACATGTTCAAGACGCATCGCTGCGTCGATTTCGGGATGCAGGAAGACAAGCCCGCGGGCGACGGCGTCGTCACCGGCTGGGGCACCGTGAACGGCCGGATGGTCTATGTCTTCTCGCAGGACTTCACCGTCTTCGGCGGCTCGCTCTCCGAGACCCACGCCGAAAAGATCTGCAAGATCATGGATATGGCGATGCAGAACGGCGCGCCGGTGATCGGCATGAACGACTCGGGCGGCGCGCGGATCCAAGAAGGCGTGGCCTCGCTCGCCGGCTATGCGGAAGTGTTCCAGAAGAACATCATGGCCTCGGGCGTGATCCCGCAGATCTCGCTGATCATGGGCCCCTGCGCGGGCGGCGCGGTCTATTCGCCGGCGATGACCGACTTCATCTTCATGGTGAAGGACAGCTCCTACATGTTCGTCACCGGCCCCGACGTGGTGAAGACCGTGACCAACGAGATCGTCACCGCCGAAGAGCTGGGCGGCGCCTCGACTCACACCAAGAAGAGCTCGGTCGCCGATGCGGCCTTTGAGAACGACGTCGAGGCGATCGCCGAGACCCGCCGTCTGATCGATTTCCTGCCGCTCTCGAACCGCGAGAAAGCGCCGGTGCGGCCGTTCTTCGACAATGTCGCGCGGGTGGAGGGCAGCCTCGACACGCTGATCCCGGCGAACCCGAACATGCCCTATGACATGAAGGAGCTGATCGTGAAAATCGCCGATGAGGGCGATTTCTACGAGATCCAGAAGGACTTCGCGGGCAATATCATCACCGGCTTCATCCGCATCGAGGGTCAGACCGTCGGCGTCGTGGCGAACCAGCCGATGGTTCTGGCGGGCTGCCTCGATATCGACAGCTCGCGCAAGGCCGCGCGCTTCGTGCGCTTCTGCGACGCGTTCGAGATCCCGATCCTGACGCTCGTCGACGTGCCGGGCTTCCTGCCGGGCACCAGCCAGGAATATGGCGGCGTCATCAAGCACGGCGCGAAGCTGCTCTTCGCTTACGGCGAGGCCACCGTGCCGAAGGTCACGGTGATCACCCGCAAGGCCTATGGCGGCGCCTATGACGTCATGGCCTCCAAGCACCTGCGGGGCGATTTCAACTACGCCTGGCCCTCGGCCGAGATCGCGGTGATGGGCGCCAAGGGCGCGGTCGAGATCCTCTATCGCTCGGAACTGGGCGAGCCGGAGAAGATCGCGGCGCGCACCAAGGATTACGAGGACCGCTTCGCCAACCCCTTCGTGGCCGCCGAGAAGGGCTTCATCGACGAAGTGATCCAGCCGCATTCGACCCGCCGTCGCGTGGCGCGTGCTTTCGCCAGCCTGCGTTCGAAGAAAATCTCGAACCCCTGGAAAAAGCACGACAATATTCCGCTCTGA
- the betI gene encoding choline-binding transcriptional repressor BetI gives MPKLGAEPIRRAALVKATIEAVGEAGSLEVTVAQIARRAGMSSALAHHYFGSKEQIFLAAMRSILTLYGAEVRGALATAEGPEARLKAIVAGSFATGSFRREVISAWLNFYVLAQTNGQALRLLRVYQRRLRSNLRHELRALVGARAEEVARGLGAMIDGVYIRAALAEGAPDRRYALKIVMEYLNRELGDIA, from the coding sequence ATGCCGAAGCTTGGAGCAGAGCCTATTCGACGGGCGGCTTTGGTGAAAGCGACGATCGAGGCCGTTGGGGAAGCGGGCTCGCTCGAAGTCACGGTCGCGCAGATCGCGCGGCGGGCGGGGATGAGCTCGGCGCTGGCGCATCATTACTTCGGCTCGAAGGAGCAGATCTTTCTGGCTGCGATGCGCTCGATCCTGACGCTGTACGGCGCGGAGGTGCGCGGCGCGCTCGCCACGGCCGAGGGGCCGGAGGCGCGGCTCAAGGCGATCGTGGCGGGGTCTTTCGCGACCGGCAGCTTCCGGCGCGAGGTGATCTCGGCCTGGCTGAATTTCTACGTTCTGGCGCAGACCAACGGCCAGGCTTTGCGGCTCTTGCGGGTCTATCAGCGGCGGCTGCGCTCGAACCTGCGCCATGAGCTGCGGGCGCTGGTGGGGGCGCGGGCCGAGGAGGTCGCGCGCGGGCTCGGCGCGATGATCGACGGGGTCTATATCCGCGCGGCTTTGGCCGAGGGCGCCCCGGATCGCCGCTATGCCCTTAAAATCGTTATGGAATATCTCAACCGCGAGCTGGGAGACATCGCATGA